The Plasmodium brasilianum strain Bolivian I chromosome 6, whole genome shotgun sequence genomic interval ctataaatttttcttgaGAGAGCTTTACCTAACTTTCTATCCCCGTAGGAGGAGCTTACAACTAAATCTTTTAAGCACTCttcatcatttatttttttaaaatgcatAATCAAATCAAAGGGTGTACTGAACACTTCAGCTATTTTTATGGAAATGTCTTCAGATATACCGCTTATTTGCATTAACTGAGATGTCCAtgtagaataatttttattttcattatggttagtatttttcaaattattctTCATACCTGTTGGTTTAACTTTGAAAAAGGAATTCAGTTTTCTTATTTTCGATTgatacaaatatttacaacatttaaatatatatttatgtaaattaatGGTGTTTTCCATTTCTACTGCATCCACATGATAACGTATTAGTAATGCCGCAATGAGGCTATCGAaatctttattattaattattatatcttcattcttatttttcttttgcatttttttattttgctcatTATAATCTGttctatttaaaatttctcgAATAccaataaatatacatagaATTCTTACATTTATGTACTCTTTTTGTaacttttctattttaaaaaatatgttttccttttcattattgTATTGATActctaaataattttcatcaataattaataatattaaagcGAGAAAGGAATATTTCTCATCAAATTTAGTGAGGTCTTCTTCTGAACAAGTGATATCGTTGTTTTCATAAGGGCCTAggccattattattatacttattatTGCATTTATTACCGATGTTGCAATTGCTGCTACTATTACAATTGCTGCTACTATTACAATTGCTGCTACTATTACAATTGCTGCTACTATTACAATTGCTGCTTCTATTACAATTGTTAGTAATACTACGATTACTGCTATTGTtgcaaatattattaataatttcttttctcttttcgTTAATCAACGCGAAGTGGGATTTATACGGataatttgtataaataaaacacgTGTTGTCAAAAAAGGTTGGATGTTCAtctatttcaaaattttcaaaatttagcATTTCGCTGTATTTTGTATCGTTCTTATCATTCTCttcctcattttttaaaaacaattttaaagCCTCGTAAATTTTGCTTCCTTTTAAGTCCTcactaaaaattatttttatcttttccatTTGGAAATAAtcagtctttttttttttttttttttaaaaagaaaaggctaattttttgttttgtttttcttattttctcaTTTGTGATAGACAGATGGAGGAGAagtgatattattttttaataaatttggCAGGTAAATATGAATgtgtttccttttttttttcacttttttgtgctctttttttttccaactttttttgcaattttactttttatttgtgAAGCAAAATGTTCAGATAACACattgtcaaaaaaaaaaaaaaataaaataaaataaaataaatataagtagtgtatatatatatgtacatatacttaaaacataatttaagGGGTACCTTTTTTTGAACAATGttgcaaaataaaacagtaaATGTTCGATGTGTTTAACGTACCAAGTGTAGcaacattttaataatacaattATTACGTCCAATTTATGAACTTGTGTGCTAATGTTTCTCTTTAGCAAAAACCAGCAGCATAAtagtgcaaaaaaaaaaaaataaaataaaataataaataaacacaCAAGCAGATAACAAACAGATAAACAAACAGATAAGCAAATACTCAAATGCACATACGAACAAATATGCGAGTGCATACATAGCATTTTCAAAGCTatgtattacatttttttggGAAAAGTGTTACATTTGTGCTACGCCAAGGTGTGCAGTCATATTATGCTTTTTTCTCATTCATCCATGTAATAATTgctcttttcatttttccttcTATGGCATATTATTTCACGTATTAAATGAAGCATTGCGTTTGTACCTAGGTACgtattgtatatatgaatatatataaatatgtgcacatccatatatattcatatactaCATTAACGTTAAAGAACATTCATTGTagctacaaaaaaaaaaagaaaaaaaagaaaaaaaagaaaaaaaaaagaatgaatgAACAAACGACATGATTTGTTCCCCTCTTAACATATTTGCTACATcctataaaattaatatttgaaaGTTTCTCCTTATCGACACACatagtaatatttaaaaagtgcttattatatataaacaacaACTGCGTTAGCTgctttcattttataatcGTGTACAATTCTTATGctacgaaaaaataaaaagggcCAATGGTAGACACTGCAGCATATTTTCATTCAACTTTCAATGGgattaaaaggaaaatggtGGAGAGTCGAAAAaggtatatattcatttgatTCAGCAGGGCGTatgcatgcatacatacatacatacatgcgtgtatatatatatatatatttatgtctgtatacataaatatgtatatacttaaaaCGTGTacgtaataatataaatgtatttccactcaaattaacaaaaaacaGATCTACTTTCAAATGAAGTTATCCTCAATAAGATATTGTAAAACAATGATAAAtgtgtattttattaaaaaagggtGCTACCACATGGtggtttatatatttatgtacgtgtatgtatctatatttttttttttttttttttggctgATTGCTAATTCTTTCATTTGTACTAGCTTACTAAAAAGAAAActctaaaatttttttgtaatcatatattttagcaTATATTATGACTAAACGAAATACATTTAGCAGCGCtcaaatattatgaattatcttttttatttcaccaatttagttatatatatatgtatatatattttttttttttctttttagttTATTCGAAAATATTGGCTCCCTTATCCTCTCTCAAAAATATAGAGGTTAGacgttatatatatgtatggcTCGAAATTGGAACTATTGCTttgaatggaaaaaaaaaaaaaaaaaaaaaaaaaaaaaggaaaaaaggaaataggAGGTACCAAATAGAAagtagtaaaaaaattaactaaatgtacaaatgcattaattaaaaataccaTAAACCTTCTGAATACTTTAAATGAAGAAGAGTTCTTGAcagtatttaaaattaattttatgaaagaACAGGTGTTCTTGTTTTATGCACAACAAAAAAGtgtatagaaaaaaaaaaaaaagtgaagctgaattttatatattttgcgtTACAggaatttttgttttttttgcatgtttatatttttgttttattgttattacatttttgtacatataaggaaatgtatacatatatgtaagtataatttaatgaacagatgtacataatatatgcatatatataaatactgaTGTTCCAATTACGATTTTGTTGACGAGCTCCTGGTTAATTGGAAGGCCAACGTGTTCAATCTCGTggcttatatataattatttttacgttatatatacatatatatatacgttgtttaatttttttttctctcccccccttttttatatttatttccttATTAACTATAGCAAAAGTAGAattaatatgttaatatttgcTTAGTCtttatttcgtttatttttattttaataattttgttttattttaataattttgctttattttgatatattttgatatattttgctttattttgatatattttgatatattttgctttattttgatatattttgatatgttttgatatattttgatatgttttgatatattttgttttaattttatatttcatagaaaaaaaaaaaaagaaaaaaaggaacattatatttataggaACTTTTACGTGATATCAGTGTTCGAACAGTTACGTACAAATGCAGGACTAAGTATGCTTCAtcaattttacaaatatatggacatgagtatatatatatgtatgtataacatAAAGCaccatacatatgtacatttatagtttatatacaaatgcaTATGTACGTTTTTGTACAATTTTGTACGATTTTGTACGATTTTGTACGATTTTGTAACGATTTTGTACGATTTTGTACGATTTTGTacgtttctttttttttttacttaattttttcagtaaattttgaaaaaacgtAATGACTGTCAAGATGAAATTTTctctttaaattttataaaggagcaaaaagaaaaaattaacgaaTAAGCAAACGAGTGAAGAAGCGAATCGAGAAGAAGAGTTCGCAACCCACTGATAGTGGAGTACGAACAAGGTAGCCTCGAACGCCGGACGGTACCGCGTGTAGCGTGAAAGGTTAGAGGATACAGTTCAAAGTGTAGAGGAAGCGGTGGAAAGGAATTTTGCTCTTTTAAGTTGTTCGTCAAGATGATTCAAGATATAAACAAAGTCATCTGCTCCGAAATAAAGAGTGTGGAGCTAGATATACTAAGCAGCCAGGAGCTGAAAAATATTTCGTTTGGTAAGTTTGAGAATCAATTGTATGATTATGAAAAAGGGGGAAAAGGAGGAGTGGTAAATACATTACGATATGATCCGAGATATGGTACAGTGGACAGTAAACAAATTTGTTCCGTTTGTTATGAAAAACATGATAACTGTTTTGGTCATATAGGTCATATAGATTTTGCATTACCTGTATTTAatccattattttataaagatTTACATGAACTATTAGGTTTAGTTTGTTTTAATTGTTATAGTTTTTGTTATTCCGaggatataatatttttactaaaacACATTTTTCAGTTAAAGACATTAAATGAAATTGAAAGTACGAATAAATTTgtgtgcaaaaaaaatagcaattttacatatataatagatGAAATAGATAGactatacaaaaaaatatgcaaagaTTCAAGTATATCTATGGAGGATATTGCTGAAACGATATGTCAGGATTATgtaaaaagtaaagaaaagaaaggaaatCATGGCGATGAAGGCGGTAGTGCTGTTGctgatgatgataataatgatgatgatggTGATGATGATTATGATAATAAGAAAGAACAAATAGTGAGTAAATTATTCAACGGAATAGACGAAACGAAGGAGGAAGAGGGAAGGGGGCAAATGGGCAAATACCATGTGaagaaagaagaagaagaagaagaaggaGTAGCAGAGGAGGAGGTAGACATTAACAtgttaaaggaaaaaattcgaaaatataaatttgatCCGAATAAATTAGCTTTCCAGgctaattataattatgagGAGTATcttattttgaataaaatgaTCAAAATCTGTATGAAGAAAAGATCAAGATGCGCAAATTGTAAATTTCATAAAAGCATAACAGTAAAAATGTCGACTAATAAAGACACTATAGATTTTGTAGGAATTCATTCTAATAGTAccttttttagaaaatacatgtttaagaaggaaaaaattgaagaggACAATTTGGACTTAAATGAACATGCGGGGGGAGATGCAGAGGAGGAAGGATTGGAAGGGATGGAAGGAGTGGAAGGATTGGAAGGAGTGGAAGGATTGGAAGGAGTGGAAGGATTGGAAGGATTGGAAGGATTGGAAGGAGTGGAAGGATTGGAAGGAGTGGAAGGAGTGGAAGGAGTTAACGAAGCGAAGGAAACTTTTGAAAAGaagaataaacaaattttcaATAACAGTTATGGGGGAAAATCATCTAGagataacaaaaaaagtGTTGCAAACAAAACAGGTATAAACGAATTTACACAATTGACTGATGCGTATAATAAGCTTAAGGCAAAGGAAAAGTGCACTGTTCGCCTATTCAGTTTTCAAATTGTagatatattgaaaaaaatatttgtaaaaagaaataaagaagctTTAGATTTATTATACCcatttacaaaaaagaatgggtataaagttttttttttatataatatgggAATTAGTGCAAATAGGTTCCGACTGATATATAGAGGAGTACATAAAAGAATGAAGATGATAAGGAATTTGTATAGATTTAATAGTTatgtaatattatgtataaatgctaaaaaagaaataaattttgataatatattagaaaataataaaaaggaattaggtttatataaaagtatatttaattttttttccttaaaatttagatataaattaaattcagAATTGATGGATAATGATACAGATATTACCAAGTCTGATTTCTTAAAacattattcattattttatagaaataaaagttcatatataaatgtgctttttacaaatttacaaatagcagtaaatacattttatgaTAGTACAATAGCACAAAAAACtcgtaataaaaatatttcaaatatagGTTTAAGAGAAATattagataaaaaagaaggtaTTCTAAGAAAAAGTATTATGGGTAAAAGAGTAAATAATTGTGCTCGAACTGTTATTTCACCAGATACATTTATAGAAACCAATTACATTGGAGTTCCACTTGAATTTGCAAAAGCATTAACAATTGATGAACCTGTTACTGAACgaaattttgaatatttaagtaaattaatagaaaatgGCCCCGATATATATCCAGGTGCATTAAGTTATAAAGATACCAAGGGAAGAGTATTCAAATTACCTcataattatgaacaaagATTATATATCCTAGATCTTATCAAAAAGTTTTACCAAAAAAATAACTATGGATTCATAACTGTACATAGGCATGCACGTGATGGAGATATAGTCATTATGAATAGACAACCGacattacataaatattctaTCATGGctcattttattaaagtttttgaaaaagaaaaagtgttcagattaaattatgttaattGTAGTTCATATAATGCTGATTTTGATGGAGATGAAAtgaatttacatttattacaAACCCCATTAGCTAGAGCAGAAGCTACTCATTTGATGAACTCAgactttttatttactaattttaaaGATGGCTCACCATTGAGAGGGTTGACACAGGATTTTATTCTAGGTGGATTACATTTAACTTCATTGGAAACGTTCTTGAACTATGATGAATATTGTAACTTGCTGCAATGCTCGCTTAACTGTCTGCTTTCACAGAAGAACGCCTTTTTCTTTAAGCAGAAAAGAGGGGTAGCAAACTCCTTGGTAAATGGCTCGCGAAGTGGCAGTATGATTAACATCCACAGTGCGCATAATGACAAAGACGATATTGGAACCAAGCCACAAAATGGTCAAGATACACCTAAAAGATTCAGTGGAAACATTCTTAAACTGAACAATTACAGCTACCTAGACCCCTATGCAACTGTCTTAAATAGAACAACGTTCAGCATAGTTACAGAAGGACCGGCGATACTATTTCCAAAGAGATTATGGACGGGTAAGCAATTAATAACTAGTATATTGAAGACAATAATTGATAGAGTTGCTATAGAAACATATAACAGATATGGAGAGAAcgaatttatgaaaaattataagggaataaattatatagcTAGTGCAAAAACTGCTGCTGATTTATGGTCCTTTGACCCAAATAATGAATGTGAAGTTATTATTAGAAATTCGGAACTACTGCAAGGGGTATTGGACAAACTACATTTTGGTGCTAGCTCGAATAGTTTTGTACATTTATGTTATGAACTATTTGGACCTAAAACTGCTGCTGTGATGCTTGATTGCTTTGGTCGTTTATTTATAAGCTTCTTACAAATGCGTGGTACAAGTTTAAGTCTgtatgattttattttaaaaaaagaagctaaacaagaaaaaacaaaaattaaaagaagaatatCTTTTACAGgattttatttacaaaatttatttgttaattcGATTGCAAAGTCCTTAAATGTGGATATTAATGATATGAATTTTtacagtaaaaaaaatatatgcacagGTCAGGAAAATAAAGATTTAGTTGTCAGTAATTTGTATGACTTGTACAGGAAAAAGGaggaaattataaaaaattgtgaaCAAGTAAGGTCAAACAGGTTGGGACAAAATAGTTGTACAAATGAGaatgaggaaaaaagaagaacaCCATTAGAAGGGGggagaaattttaaaaggaaaaaaatgattcaAGATTGTAAtggtatatttttgtatgatAAGAATTCAGAAAATGCTGAGGTGAAGTACAGTTACACAGATACAGCAAATGACGATAGTGTTATACTAAAAACTGAACAGAGCATGGCCATAAATGAGGAACCTTATTTTATTGCTctatttaataaagaaatagaGAGAATCTTTTTGCAAAGCGAGGATTATGATGTTGATGGTGAAAAGAGTTATATCAGTAGggataatgaaaaaggatacaataaaaatagcaCGTCGAAGACGGGAAAAACTGCTCAGTCCCTTATTGAGTGTGCACTTAAAAAGATTAATTCAGACATTTTAGAAAAGTACGTGAATAGTAGAAGCAGAAATGGAAGCAGTTTCAACGATTTGGATGCAGTTCCTTTGGAAGAGACGGACGAAGAGAAACACGCGTTTCTCCTGAATGTAGTAACTCATAGGTTATACAACGCGTTGAAGGAGCCATCATTTTTTAGGAGTTCCAATTTTAGAGGAGACAAAATAATGAGAGTAATTGAGAAGGTTCTTCACTTTTTAAAGGAAGCAGAATGcaataaaaaactaaaagTGTACATACTATTTGagctttttcaaaataaaaatattctaaagTATTTCCCTTCACTtgttaattatgtatataattttgaataCCATTTGAGTGATAAAGAGATATGGAAGACTGTTctgaaaaatgtattatcAAAGGAAGCGGGGGAACTGGATGAAGAAGAGGAGGGGAAGGGTTGCTATAATTCTCCTATTAAGGGAAGAAATGCATGCGATGAATTATACAAAGAACAtcttaaaaaagaaaca includes:
- a CDS encoding ERCC4 domain-containing protein, giving the protein MEKIKIIFSEDLKGSKIYEALKLFLKNEEENDKNDTKYSEMLNFENFEIDEHPTFFDNTCFIYTNYPYKSHFALINEKRKEIINNICNNSSNRSITNNCNRSSNCNSSSNCNSSSNCNSSSNCNSSSNCNIGNKCNNKYNNNGLGPYENNDITCSEEDLTKFDEKYSFLALILLIIDENYLEYQYNNEKENIFFKIEKLQKEYINVRILCIFIGIREILNRTDYNEQNKKMQKKNKNEDIIINNKDFDSLIAALLIRYHVDAVEMENTINLHKYIFKCCKYLYQSKIRKLNSFFKVKPTGMKNNLKNTNHNENKNYSTWTSQLMQISGISEDISIKIAEVFSTPFDLIMHFKKINDEECLKDLVVSSSYGDRKLGKALSRKIYRVFSPYAMPDNFVS
- a CDS encoding RNA polymerase I yields the protein MIQDINKVICSEIKSVELDILSSQELKNISFGKFENQLYDYEKGGKGGVVNTLRYDPRYGTVDSKQICSVCYEKHDNCFGHIGHIDFALPVFNPLFYKDLHELLGLVCFNCYSFCYSEDIIFLLKHIFQLKTLNEIESTNKFVCKKNSNFTYIIDEIDRLYKKICKDSSISMEDIAETICQDYVKSKEKKGNHGDEGGSAVADDDNNDDDGDDDYDNKKEQIVSKLFNGIDETKEEEGRGQMGKYHVKKEEEEEEGVAEEEVDINMLKEKIRKYKFDPNKLAFQANYNYEEYLILNKMIKICMKKRSRCANCKFHKSITVKMSTNKDTIDFVGIHSNSTFFRKYMFKKEKIEEDNLDLNEHAGGDAEEEGLEGMEGVEGLEGVEGLEGVEGLEGLEGLEGVEGLEGVEGVEGVNEAKETFEKKNKQIFNNSYGGKSSRDNKKSVANKTGINEFTQLTDAYNKLKAKEKCTVRLFSFQIVDILKKIFVKRNKEALDLLYPFTKKNGYKVFFLYNMGISANRFRLIYRGVHKRMKMIRNLYRFNSYVILCINAKKEINFDNILENNKKELGLYKSIFNFFSLKFRYKLNSELMDNDTDITKSDFLKHYSLFYRNKSSYINVLFTNLQIAVNTFYDSTIAQKTRNKNISNIGLREILDKKEGILRKSIMGKRVNNCARTVISPDTFIETNYIGVPLEFAKALTIDEPVTERNFEYLSKLIENGPDIYPGALSYKDTKGRVFKLPHNYEQRLYILDLIKKFYQKNNYGFITVHRHARDGDIVIMNRQPTLHKYSIMAHFIKVFEKEKVFRLNYVNCSSYNADFDGDEMNLHLLQTPLARAEATHLMNSDFLFTNFKDGSPLRGLTQDFILGGLHLTSLETFLNYDEYCNLLQCSLNCLLSQKNAFFFKQKRGVANSLVNGSRSGSMINIHSAHNDKDDIGTKPQNGQDTPKRFSGNILKLNNYSYLDPYATVLNRTTFSIVTEGPAILFPKRLWTGKQLITSILKTIIDRVAIETYNRYGENEFMKNYKGINYIASAKTAADLWSFDPNNECEVIIRNSELLQGVLDKLHFGASSNSFVHLCYELFGPKTAAVMLDCFGRLFISFLQMRGTSLSLYDFILKKEAKQEKTKIKRRISFTGFYLQNLFVNSIAKSLNVDINDMNFYSKKNICTGQENKDLVVSNLYDLYRKKEEIIKNCEQVRSNRLGQNSCTNENEEKRRTPLEGGRNFKRKKMIQDCNGIFLYDKNSENAEVKYSYTDTANDDSVILKTEQSMAINEEPYFIALFNKEIERIFLQSEDYDVDGEKSYISRDNEKGYNKNSTSKTGKTAQSLIECALKKINSDILEKYVNSRSRNGSSFNDLDAVPLEETDEEKHAFLLNVVTHRLYNALKEPSFFRSSNFRGDKIMRVIEKVLHFLKEAECNKKLKVYILFELFQNKNILKYFPSLVNYVYNFEYHLSDKEIWKTVLKNVLSKEAGELDEEEEGKGCYNSPIKGRNACDELYKEHLKKETKEHKIRRICKEFYEHVQEKGNPMDNNNNRYYVNTNFSYNSNGEMISDCNYVGADAEGMLDHMYDEHFLKNCFISSMPSFILNDDICNLSFNGKNHYYEYYVNKKEVEEDSYFRFDNMRDIYYKTEYLINTYFPLQRDEFDGLIDSLSQPYLCRVSSNTNSLINMNNLINKFLNNGFSNMIFTGAKGSKVNYSMICGMLDQQYLEGKRVPRMKSGKTLPSFHKYDYGARACGLITDCFLEGLRPQEYFFHCMSGREGLIDTAVKTAKSGYIQRCLIKCMESVILHYDGTVRNEDNAIVQFLYGEDGIDPSKTAYLDVTKDLIYNHQLSFSKYISHGISKKIVHNEELFKMCNGDSNDNGSGNGSDNGSGNGSGNGSGNGSDNGSDNDYNISHNSDRTNGRRKRQHEEPLISTYNPYTYIGAISDKFEEKINKFLMNDISLLNNYDDLPENFDLLASTLMKSKYYNSLCSPGESIGILVGQSFGEPATQMTLNTFHLAGTENVTMGIPRLKEIFLTSKITSKPMIYVPIKIELNIDDPDKMKKYITSVADKILSSYKSIQLSDVIYGIGVERKIILKDKEKNTQVHSINLSKLEHRNSNNEYISSRYNNEYAFNEDSHPINCNYSNKNSFEDDYLDVEKIMNEVKKTNLNFDLNKEWNYEIIIQFENLHHFCTVNKHITISSILYKVVSLLLTSVLSRIAESMSVHNLYSVNALNHEYYDELFDFISSKMSEEFSYLYDEIDYKNDEEQINAKLKFMSKGEDEHNDTGYLRSSTKFKSKENFDSSIKPQKNKEYSNMDEDNIFYVDTMNDRMNDDQSIEEESNFLAEEKGTTSEGNVDGQGGEVDSRSEKGEEDTATEDEREYDESEDEEEISSRGGDDKASSDDDDNASSDDDDKASSDDEMEEKEQIINKGKKTLEKRNKGKLGREKNPPRLRRSSSSSSSSGGGNNSSRNSSKRTKFDKESKCKQSPSEFAYSQENSCISNRSSRNASKSLELLYNTSTTVNSLSSEASVTHNILVDEKSDEFINMKDNKMHNHKKRQNNEENKLREYKKRSKIKRKEFSTVESTSFASSLSSLALSGGSTQSERISEEEDTEAGDDDSEKEEHIIAKDFSKYSYDYKNNINLSNSESEYEQEEEQNDLSKNNIYEPRYVKSIVDKIKSSLLCFIKKISFSPVTWTLKLEISWDINFFPYSIDFLESVKYDISKEILFKINDLNNPKILKGKDITHSGQEYELQIEGKNIYKLYSIKDKYIDKTKLYCNDIYAIVKTYGIEAGRLCITKELKKVFEAYGISIDFRHLSFISDFMTHTGDLKPFNRYGLGCFRNVLQKMSYECATNFLEQGCVHKSIDYLSTASSSLFFGKPIKVGTNVADIVACIGGSN